The region TACGTGGCCACCCTGGCGCTCCCCGAACAGCGCGGCGAGGTCGTGGGCACCGTGACCAGTGGCGTCGTGCTGGGGATTCTTCTCGCCCGCTTCGTGTCGGGGGCGGTGGCCGACCTGGCGGGCTGGCGCGGTGTTTATTTTGTGTCGGCGGCATTGATGATCGGCATGGCGCTGGTGTTGTTGCGCACCATGCCTGCCTCCCCGGCAGCACCTGCAAAAGGCGGTTACCTGGCGTTGCTGCGGTCGGTGTTTCAACTGTATCTGACCGAACGCACGTTGCGCGTCCGGGGCACCTTTGCCCTGCTCATCTTTGCCGCCTTCAGCGTGTTGTGGACATCGATGGTGCTGCCGCTCAGCGCGCCTGCGCTGTCGCTGTCACACACCCAAATCGGCCTTTTCGGCCTGGCCGGAGTGGCTGGCGCACTGGCTGCGGCACGGGCCGGGCGACTGGCCGACCGAGGGCTCGGCAACCGCACGACCGGCGTGGCCTTGCTGCTGTTGACCGTGTCCTGGTTGCCCACCGCGTTTGTCGAAAGCTCATTGCTGGCTATGGTCGTGGGCGTTGTGTTGCTGGACTTCGCCGTTCAAGCGGTGCATGTCACCAATCAGAGCCTGATCTTTGCCGCGCGCCCCGATGCGCAGAGTCGTCTTGTCGGCGCCTATATGTGCTTCTACTCGATCGGCAGCGGACTGGGCGCCATTGCGGCAACTTATGTATATGCACACTTTGGCTGGGGGGCGGTTTGCATGTTGGGGGCTGCCATCAGTGCAAGTGCTCTGTTGTACTGGATCTACCTGGAGCTCACGTCCCGATAATGCCCAGAACGTGAGAGACGTACACCCGACCGTCGGGATCTTTCTCAATGCCCGTGGCTTTTGCCCACATGGCTCGGTTCGCCTTCTGGCGGTGTCACCGAGCCGCTGACTTCCAGGCGCTGCAAAATTCCGCAATGATCCTTGTCCAGTCCTTGGCTGCAGCGTTGGCGCAGGTCGAGCAGTTGTACCTGCAACGCCAGCAAGCCATCGATCCGCGCCTTGACGTGGTGGATATGTTCGTCGATCAGCGCATTGACACTCTGGCACTGGTCTTGAGGGCTGTCGCGCAGATTGAGCAGGCTGCGGATTTCTTCGAGTGTCATGTCCAGGCTGCGGCAATTGCGGATAAAGGTCAGCCGTTCGACATGGGCCTGGGTGTACAAACGGTAATTGCCGTCACTGCGGGCCGGCTCTGGCAGCAGCTTTTCGCGCTCGTAATAACGGATGGTTTCGACCTGACAGTCGGTCAGTTTTGCCAGCTCACCAATTTTCATCAGTCGTGCCTCCCAAAGGTTACTTGACCCTATAGTGGCTACAGGGTCTTTACTTGGCAACAGGCACCTTCTAATGGACACAACCTGATGAGCGATTCCATTCACACTCCGCACAAGCATGAACACGACAGCGGGCACAGCCACGATCACGCGCCTCATGCGCACAGCTGCTGTTCGTCTGCGTCAGCCCCGAGCGTGGTGAAACTGAGCGCTGCCCCGACGGCGGGTTCGCGCCTGAGCACTTTTCGCATTGAGGCCATGGACTGTCCGACTGAGCAAAGTCTGATCCAGAACAAACTGGGCAAGCTGGCGGGTGTACAGCAACTGGAATTCAACCTGATCAATCGGGTGCTGGGTGTCACCCACGACCTGCCGTCGACCGATCCGATTGTGGCAGCGATCAAATCCCTTGGCATGCAGGCCGAACCACTGGAACAGGGCGCCGATGCCAGCCCCCCGGCAGCGCCTGCGCCGAAGAAGCACTGGTGGCCGCTGGCCGTGGCCGGTGTCGGCGCGTTGGCCGCTGAGGTGTTGCACTTTACCGACGCGGCACCCACTTGGGTGATCGCGCTGGTGGCGCTGGCGTCGATCCTTAGCGGTGGCCTGACCACCTACAAAAAGGGCTGGATCGCCCTGAAAAACCTCAACCTGAATATCAACGCGCTGATGAGCATCGCGGTGACGGGCGCGATTTTGATCGGCCAATGGCCTGAAGCGGCGATGGTGATGTTCCTGTTTACCGTGGCCGAACTGATTGAAGCCAAATCCCTCGACCGCGCCCGTAACGCCATCAGCGGCCTGATGCAAATGGCGCCGGACAAAGCCACCGTGCAGCAAGCCGATGGCAGCTGGGTTGAGCGTGAGGTGAAAGACATTGAACTCGGCGTGGTGGTGCGCGTGCGCCCCGGCGAGCGTATCGGCCTGGATGGCGAGGTGGTGTCGGGCAACTCGACCATCGATCAGGCACCGATCACCGGCGAAAGCTTGCCGATTGAGAAAACCGTGGGTGACAAAGTGTTTGCCGGCACCATCAACCAGGCCGGCTCGCTGGAATATCGGGTAACGGCCGCCGCCAACCACTCGACACTGGCCCGTATCATCCACGCGGTGGAACAAGCCCAGGGCGCGCGGGCGCCGACCCAGCGCTTTGTGGACAGCTTCGCCAAAATCTACACCCCGGTGGTGTTTCTGTTTGCGTTGGCGGTGGCGGTGATCCCGCCGCTGTTGATGGGTGGCGTGTGGTTCGATTGGGTTTACCGCGCGTTGGTATTGCTGGTGGTGGCATGCCCGTGTGCGCTAGTGATCTCGACCCCGGTGACCATCGTCAGTGGTCTGGCAGCAGCGGCGCGTAAAGGGATTCTGGTCAAGGGTGGGGTGTACCTCGAAAGCGGGCACAAACTCGACTATCTGGCCCTCGACAAGACCGGCACCATCACCCACGGCAAACCGGTGCAAACCGACTACCTGCCGCTTGATCCGCTGGTAACCGAAAGCGCCGTGTTGCTGGCCGCCAGTTTGGCTACCCGCTCGGATCACCCGGTTTCATTGGCGGTGGCCAATGCGGCTGTGGATAAGAATTTGGTGTTGCGCGCTGTGGATAACTTCACGGCCCTGAGCGGGCGCGGTGTCCGCGGCGAGATCGACGGTGAGTTGTACCACTTGGGTAACCACCGTCTGGTTGAGGAACTGGGCCTTTGCTCGCCTGCGCTCGAACAAAAGCTCGATGCTCTGGAGCAACAAGGCAAGACCGTGATCCTGCTGTGCGACCGCTCTGGTCCGCTGGCGCTGTTCGCTGTGGCCGATACCGTCAAGGAAACCAGTCGCGAAGCGATCCGCGAGTTGCATGAACTGGGGATCAAGACCCTGATGCTGACCGGTGACAATCCCCACACGGCCAGTGCCATTGCCGCACATGTGGGCATCGATCAATCCCAGGGCAATTTACTGCCGGACGATAAGCTCAAAGCCATTGAGGTGCTGTCTGCCCAAGGGCATCACGTCGGCATGGTCGGTGACGGCATCAACGATGCCCCGGCCCTGGCTCGCGCCGAAATCGGTTTTGCGATGGCCGCGGCGGGCACCGATACCGCGATAGAGACCGCCGATGTAGCCCTGATGGACGACGATCTGCGCAAAATACCCGCATTCATCCGCTTGTCACGGCAGACCTCCAGCATCCTCAAACAGAACATTGCCTTGGCATTGGTCATTAAAGGGATCTTTCTTGCGGTAACCTTCCTCGGTTTGGCCACCATGTGGATGGCCGTGTTTGCCGACATGGGCGTGAGCCTGTTGGTGGTGTTCAATGGCTTGCGCCTGTTGCGCAAGTAGATCAAGAGAGGCCGCAGTGCTGAGTGCAGAGCTGAAAGCGTTTTACCGGGTGGCCCAATTGGGCAGCATTACTCAGGCCGCGAAAAAGCTCGGGCTCAGCCAGCCGACCGTGACCACACAGATCCGGCACCTTGAAAGCCAGTACGCGGTAGAGCTGTTCTATCGCGGCGGACGGCGCCTGACCCTCAGTGATGAAGGCGTGCGCCTGCTGCCGATGGTCAAGTTGCTGTTGCAGCAAGAGGCCGACATTGAGTTCTTCTTGCGCAATAGCGGCCAGGGCGCGGGCACGTTGCGCATCGCCGCGACCGCACCGTATTACATCCTCGATCTGGTCAAAGCC is a window of Pseudomonas taetrolens DNA encoding:
- a CDS encoding MFS transporter codes for the protein MACKSLAPAKMDAETEKAAGGYPESAQGATTATLSRYQTFLFAVTCAMAVANVYFAQPLLESMATSLSVSPGAIGIVVTATQAGYVLGLLFIVPLGDLLNRKKLILTQLLLSALALCAVGLAQDWGMLLGAMMLVGLMAVVVQVVVAYVATLALPEQRGEVVGTVTSGVVLGILLARFVSGAVADLAGWRGVYFVSAALMIGMALVLLRTMPASPAAPAKGGYLALLRSVFQLYLTERTLRVRGTFALLIFAAFSVLWTSMVLPLSAPALSLSHTQIGLFGLAGVAGALAAARAGRLADRGLGNRTTGVALLLLTVSWLPTAFVESSLLAMVVGVVLLDFAVQAVHVTNQSLIFAARPDAQSRLVGAYMCFYSIGSGLGAIAATYVYAHFGWGAVCMLGAAISASALLYWIYLELTSR
- the cadR gene encoding Cd(II)/Pb(II)-responsive transcriptional regulator, which encodes MKIGELAKLTDCQVETIRYYEREKLLPEPARSDGNYRLYTQAHVERLTFIRNCRSLDMTLEEIRSLLNLRDSPQDQCQSVNALIDEHIHHVKARIDGLLALQVQLLDLRQRCSQGLDKDHCGILQRLEVSGSVTPPEGEPSHVGKSHGH
- a CDS encoding heavy metal translocating P-type ATPase, with the translated sequence MSDSIHTPHKHEHDSGHSHDHAPHAHSCCSSASAPSVVKLSAAPTAGSRLSTFRIEAMDCPTEQSLIQNKLGKLAGVQQLEFNLINRVLGVTHDLPSTDPIVAAIKSLGMQAEPLEQGADASPPAAPAPKKHWWPLAVAGVGALAAEVLHFTDAAPTWVIALVALASILSGGLTTYKKGWIALKNLNLNINALMSIAVTGAILIGQWPEAAMVMFLFTVAELIEAKSLDRARNAISGLMQMAPDKATVQQADGSWVEREVKDIELGVVVRVRPGERIGLDGEVVSGNSTIDQAPITGESLPIEKTVGDKVFAGTINQAGSLEYRVTAAANHSTLARIIHAVEQAQGARAPTQRFVDSFAKIYTPVVFLFALAVAVIPPLLMGGVWFDWVYRALVLLVVACPCALVISTPVTIVSGLAAAARKGILVKGGVYLESGHKLDYLALDKTGTITHGKPVQTDYLPLDPLVTESAVLLAASLATRSDHPVSLAVANAAVDKNLVLRAVDNFTALSGRGVRGEIDGELYHLGNHRLVEELGLCSPALEQKLDALEQQGKTVILLCDRSGPLALFAVADTVKETSREAIRELHELGIKTLMLTGDNPHTASAIAAHVGIDQSQGNLLPDDKLKAIEVLSAQGHHVGMVGDGINDAPALARAEIGFAMAAAGTDTAIETADVALMDDDLRKIPAFIRLSRQTSSILKQNIALALVIKGIFLAVTFLGLATMWMAVFADMGVSLLVVFNGLRLLRK